The DNA window TAAGGAGTTGAGGAGTGATTCTACCAGAAATTAGCATTAAACGCCCAATTCTTGCTTCGATGATGAACATCGCCCTCGTGCTCGTTGGCATTGTGTCGATGTTAAATCTTCCTGTGCGCGAAGTTCCAGATATAGATCCCCCTATCGTCGATGTTTCGACAACTTATATTGG is part of the Deltaproteobacteria bacterium genome and encodes:
- a CDS encoding efflux RND transporter permease subunit, translated to MILPEISIKRPILASMMNIALVLVGIVSMLNLPVREVPDIDPPIVDVSTTYIGASSNVVETEVTEKLEEVINGIEGIKTLSSESREELSKITIEFELWRDI